In Novosphingobium sp. MMS21-SN21R, a single genomic region encodes these proteins:
- a CDS encoding glycine zipper 2TM domain-containing protein — translation MKKTILAATLAAIALPAAPAFADPPRWAPAHGHRAKERAMYDSRGRYLEPRRISSNDRVWRGNDGRYYCKRSNGTTGLIIGAAGGALLGRAIDTTGERATGTVLGAVGGALLGREIERSGARCR, via the coding sequence ATGAAGAAAACCATTCTTGCGGCCACCCTCGCCGCCATCGCCCTGCCCGCCGCTCCCGCCTTTGCCGATCCGCCGCGCTGGGCCCCCGCCCACGGCCACCGCGCCAAGGAGCGCGCTATGTACGATAGCCGTGGCCGCTATCTCGAACCGCGCCGCATCAGCAGCAACGACCGCGTATGGCGCGGCAATGATGGCCGGTATTACTGCAAGCGCAGCAACGGCACGACCGGCCTGATCATCGGCGCAGCAGGTGGTGCTCTACTCGGCCGCGCGATCGACACCACGGGTGAACGTGCAACCGGCACCGTGCTCGGCGCGGTCGGTGGTGCATTGCTCGGCCGCGAGATCGAGCGCAGCGGCGCACGCTGCCGCTAA
- a CDS encoding S46 family peptidase, translating to MPICRFPLTAAALALSFASAAQADEGMWTFDAFPAAQMRKDYGWAPDTTWLDRTRAAAVRLTGGCSASFVSPQGLILTNHHCVVECAQDNSTDQKDYLKDGFVPARREEELKCPGQQAEVVTAISDVTGRVKAAIGALSGEALVKARNGVIAQIEQEGCTDAKTTQCEVVTLFGGGQYKLYTFRKYSDVRLAWAPQFQAAFFGGDPDNFNYPRYALDAAFLRAYENGKPVKVASFLKWNPRAPQVGEATFVVGNPGSTQRLFTSDQIAFQREVSLPITITTLSELRGRMISAMDESAQQKREGADGLFGIENSLKVYIGRQKALNDPDFIKSLADVEADIKAKTLGKQGVGDPWSDVGRAVKAYRDIYLPWRYITPSGTLMGYAKTLVQGAAEREKPDGERLPGFSQSNLALTEKTLLDAAPVYPWLEQIELAWSLSKAREYLGADDPDTKLMLGKEAPEALAERLVGGTTLADPVARKALWDGGSTAIAASTDPLIIYARGLDARERALKKLVDERYAGPLAAAGAKLADARFAAYGDKVYPDATFSLRISYGTVQGWTERGQQVEPVTTMGGAFDRATGAAPYDLASGFVASAVKIDKAAPFDFVTTNDIIGGNSGSPVIDRAGSVIGAAFDGNIHSIGGNYGYQADVNRTVVVSAAAIQQALEVIYPAPGLVKELKGK from the coding sequence ATGCCTATTTGCCGTTTTCCGCTCACCGCCGCTGCCCTTGCGCTGAGCTTTGCCTCTGCCGCGCAGGCCGACGAGGGGATGTGGACTTTCGATGCCTTTCCGGCGGCGCAGATGCGGAAGGATTATGGCTGGGCGCCTGACACCACGTGGCTGGATCGGACGCGCGCGGCGGCAGTGCGGCTGACGGGGGGGTGCTCGGCCAGCTTCGTCTCGCCGCAAGGGCTGATCCTGACCAATCATCATTGCGTTGTGGAATGCGCGCAGGACAATTCGACCGATCAGAAGGACTATCTCAAGGACGGGTTTGTGCCGGCGCGGCGCGAGGAGGAACTGAAGTGTCCGGGCCAGCAGGCCGAAGTGGTCACCGCGATCAGCGACGTTACGGGGCGGGTGAAGGCGGCGATTGGCGCGCTTTCAGGCGAAGCGCTGGTGAAGGCACGCAACGGGGTCATCGCGCAGATCGAGCAGGAAGGGTGTACGGACGCGAAGACCACACAATGCGAGGTGGTGACGCTGTTCGGCGGCGGGCAATACAAGCTATATACCTTCCGCAAATACTCCGATGTGCGGCTGGCGTGGGCGCCGCAGTTTCAGGCGGCGTTCTTTGGCGGCGACCCCGACAACTTCAACTATCCGCGCTATGCTCTGGATGCCGCCTTCCTTCGGGCCTACGAAAACGGCAAGCCAGTGAAGGTGGCGTCGTTCCTCAAGTGGAACCCGCGCGCGCCGCAGGTGGGCGAGGCGACGTTCGTGGTTGGCAATCCCGGCTCGACGCAGCGGCTGTTCACCAGCGACCAGATCGCGTTTCAGCGGGAGGTTTCGCTTCCGATCACCATTACCACGCTGTCGGAACTGCGCGGGCGGATGATCTCGGCCATGGACGAGAGCGCGCAACAGAAGCGCGAGGGTGCTGATGGGCTGTTCGGGATCGAGAACAGCCTCAAGGTCTATATCGGGCGGCAGAAGGCGCTGAACGATCCGGACTTCATTAAATCGCTGGCTGATGTCGAGGCGGACATCAAGGCGAAGACGCTGGGCAAGCAGGGCGTCGGTGATCCGTGGAGCGACGTTGGCCGCGCGGTGAAGGCATACCGCGATATCTACCTGCCGTGGCGTTACATCACGCCGTCGGGCACGCTGATGGGCTATGCCAAGACGCTGGTCCAGGGGGCTGCGGAACGCGAAAAGCCCGACGGCGAGCGGCTGCCAGGGTTCAGCCAGAGCAATCTGGCGTTGACCGAGAAAACGCTGCTCGATGCCGCGCCGGTCTATCCCTGGCTGGAGCAGATCGAACTGGCGTGGAGCCTTTCCAAGGCGCGTGAATATCTGGGCGCGGACGATCCCGACACCAAGCTGATGCTGGGCAAGGAAGCGCCCGAAGCGCTGGCCGAGCGGCTGGTGGGGGGCACTACGCTGGCTGACCCGGTAGCACGCAAGGCTTTGTGGGACGGCGGAAGCACGGCCATCGCGGCGTCGACCGACCCGCTGATTATTTATGCGCGGGGTCTGGATGCGCGCGAGCGGGCGCTGAAAAAGCTGGTGGACGAGCGCTATGCCGGGCCGCTTGCTGCGGCGGGGGCGAAGCTGGCCGATGCGCGGTTCGCGGCCTATGGCGACAAGGTTTATCCTGATGCGACGTTCAGTCTGCGGATCAGCTACGGCACAGTGCAGGGCTGGACCGAGCGCGGCCAGCAAGTGGAACCGGTGACGACGATGGGCGGCGCGTTCGACCGTGCGACAGGCGCGGCGCCCTACGACCTTGCATCGGGTTTCGTGGCCAGCGCGGTGAAGATCGACAAGGCTGCGCCGTTCGACTTCGTGACGACCAACGACATCATCGGCGGCAATTCAGGGTCGCCGGTAATCGACCGCGCCGGAAGCGTGATCGGCGCGGCGTTCGACGGGAACATCCATTCGATTGGCGGGAATTACGGCTATCAGGCCGACGTGAACCGGACCGTGGTGGTTAGCGCGGCAGCGATCCAGCAGGCGCTCGAGGTGATCTACCCGGCGCCGGGATTGGTGAAGGAACTGAAGGGCAAATGA
- a CDS encoding cyclopropane-fatty-acyl-phospholipid synthase family protein, whose product MWLLDQMLKRLVRTGPLVVIDHDGREYTYGTGTAPLRIRLTDKGAAMHIARDPRVGAGEAYMDGRMVVEPPHDIRDFILLVMSNAKAAGGIDRKGPVRKLLGKLASRADQINERAKASKNVVHHYDLTRQFYELFLDEDRQYTMAYFRDPANTLERAQVDKKALIAAKLLLEPGKAEGTRVLDIGCGWGGLGLYLNRHFGCEVLGVSLAPDQVKFANERAQAAGVADKVKFQLIDYRDVTGQFDRITSVGMIEHVGAPHFTEYFAKTNDLLADDGVMLTHTIGRTSPPGTTDKFTRKYIFPGGYIPALSELVAAIEKTRWEIGDIEFLRYHYAYTLAEWYRRTCRHEAEITALYDARLFRMWQFYLAGAEQSFRHGNMVNFHIQTVKRRSALPMTRDYIQQEWARLSALDEAPEWHLARSAAE is encoded by the coding sequence ATGTGGCTGCTCGATCAGATGTTGAAGCGGCTGGTCCGCACCGGTCCCCTCGTCGTGATCGATCATGACGGGCGGGAATACACTTACGGCACCGGCACCGCGCCGCTCCGCATCCGCCTGACCGACAAGGGCGCTGCGATGCACATCGCGCGCGATCCCCGCGTCGGCGCGGGCGAGGCCTATATGGATGGCCGCATGGTCGTCGAACCACCGCACGACATCCGCGATTTCATCCTGCTGGTCATGTCCAACGCCAAGGCGGCTGGCGGGATCGACCGCAAGGGCCCCGTCCGCAAACTGCTCGGCAAGCTCGCCTCGCGCGCAGACCAGATCAACGAGCGTGCCAAGGCATCAAAAAACGTCGTCCATCACTACGATCTCACCCGCCAGTTTTACGAACTGTTCCTCGATGAAGACCGGCAATACACCATGGCCTACTTCCGCGATCCGGCGAACACGCTGGAACGCGCGCAAGTCGACAAGAAGGCCCTGATCGCTGCCAAACTGCTGCTCGAGCCCGGCAAGGCCGAAGGGACGCGCGTGCTCGATATCGGTTGCGGCTGGGGCGGCCTCGGGCTTTATCTCAACCGCCATTTCGGCTGCGAAGTCCTCGGCGTCTCCCTCGCTCCCGATCAGGTCAAGTTCGCCAACGAACGCGCCCAGGCTGCGGGCGTGGCCGACAAGGTCAAGTTCCAGCTGATCGATTACCGCGACGTCACCGGCCAGTTTGACCGCATCACCAGCGTCGGCATGATCGAGCACGTCGGCGCGCCGCACTTCACCGAATACTTCGCCAAAACCAATGACCTTTTGGCAGATGATGGTGTAATGCTCACTCACACCATCGGCCGCACCAGCCCGCCCGGCACGACCGACAAATTCACGCGCAAATACATCTTCCCCGGCGGATATATCCCCGCCTTGAGCGAACTCGTCGCCGCCATCGAAAAGACCCGCTGGGAAATTGGTGACATCGAGTTCCTGCGCTACCATTACGCCTATACCCTGGCGGAATGGTATCGCCGCACCTGCCGCCACGAAGCCGAGATCACCGCGCTCTACGACGCCCGCCTGTTCCGCATGTGGCAGTTCTACCTCGCCGGCGCCGAACAGAGCTTCCGCCATGGCAACATGGTCAACTTCCACATTCAGACCGTGAAGCGCCGCTCTGCCCTCCCCATGACCCGCGACTACATCCAGCAGGAATGGGCGCGGCTCTCGGCGCTGGACGAAGCACCTGAATGGCATCTGGCACGCAGCGCGGCCGAATAA
- a CDS encoding argininosuccinate synthase, whose amino-acid sequence MSDIKKVVLAYSGGLDTSVILKWLQVTYGCEVVTFTADLGQGEELEPARAKAKLMGVPDHNIYIDDLREEFVRDFVFPMMRANARYEGDYLLGTSIARPLISKRLIEIARETGADAVAHGATGKGNDQVRFELSAYALEPGIKVIAPWREWDLTSRTALIAWAEAHQIPVPKDKRGESPFSTDANLLHTSSEGKVLEDPWAEVPDYVYSRTVNPEDAPDQPEYITIDFAKGDGTALNGQAMSPATLLAALNDLGRKHGIGRLDLVENRFVGMKSRGMYETPGGEIYARAHRGIESITLDRGAAHLKDELMPKYAELIYNGFWFAPEREMLQAAIDHSQARVNGTVRLKLYKGSATVVGRKSPDSLYSERHVTFEDDAGAYDQKDAAGFIKLNALRLRLLAQQGR is encoded by the coding sequence ATGTCCGATATCAAGAAGGTCGTCCTCGCCTATTCCGGCGGCCTCGACACCTCCGTCATCCTCAAGTGGCTGCAAGTCACCTACGGCTGCGAGGTCGTGACGTTCACTGCCGATCTCGGTCAGGGCGAGGAATTGGAACCTGCCCGCGCCAAGGCCAAGCTTATGGGCGTGCCCGATCACAACATCTATATCGACGACTTGCGCGAGGAATTCGTGCGCGATTTCGTCTTCCCGATGATGCGCGCAAATGCCCGCTATGAAGGCGATTACCTGCTCGGCACTTCGATAGCGCGCCCGCTCATCTCCAAGCGCCTGATCGAGATTGCGCGCGAAACCGGTGCCGACGCCGTCGCTCACGGCGCCACCGGCAAGGGCAATGATCAGGTCCGCTTCGAACTGTCGGCCTATGCGCTCGAGCCCGGCATCAAGGTCATCGCGCCATGGCGGGAATGGGATCTCACCTCGCGCACCGCGCTGATCGCATGGGCCGAAGCGCACCAGATCCCCGTGCCCAAGGACAAGCGCGGCGAGAGCCCGTTCTCGACCGACGCCAACCTCCTGCACACTTCGTCCGAGGGCAAGGTGCTGGAAGATCCTTGGGCCGAAGTCCCGGACTACGTCTATTCGCGCACGGTCAATCCCGAGGACGCACCCGACCAGCCCGAATACATCACCATCGACTTCGCAAAGGGCGATGGCACCGCGCTGAACGGTCAGGCGATGTCGCCTGCCACACTCCTCGCCGCGCTCAACGATCTGGGCCGCAAGCATGGCATCGGCCGGCTCGACCTCGTCGAAAACCGCTTCGTCGGCATGAAGAGCCGCGGCATGTACGAGACGCCGGGCGGCGAGATCTATGCTCGCGCCCATCGCGGCATTGAAAGCATTACGCTCGACCGGGGTGCCGCGCACCTCAAGGACGAACTGATGCCCAAGTATGCCGAGCTGATCTACAACGGCTTCTGGTTCGCGCCCGAGCGCGAGATGCTTCAGGCCGCGATCGATCACAGCCAGGCCCGCGTCAATGGCACCGTCCGACTGAAGCTCTACAAGGGCAGCGCCACGGTCGTCGGCCGCAAGTCGCCCGACAGCCTCTATTCCGAACGCCACGTGACGTTTGAGGACGATGCCGGCGCCTACGACCAGAAGGACGCGGCGGGCTTCATCAAGCTCAACGCTCTCCGTCTGCGTTTGCTGGCCCAGCAAGGGCGTTGA
- a CDS encoding CHRD domain-containing protein, with amino-acid sequence MPHVTDPDAAHTQTAGAFGRGWIPASRDIGLPGDEIESAHPQPLPQAGGEFAGLPLLAPHNAFSPQRIAQFLAHLSLEGNVRAAALAAGVSAQTAYVRRRRDAAFAGLWDAALIVAREAAEQVLATRALHGTTETIWFRGEAVGERRRFDSRLLLAHLARLDARAARASAAVCQTVATFDETLAALAQGHAPATATAWPDPARDAFVAERVTEARHAFTHESPEPEDTRDDHAWDLWEAALGQAEAEALTAALTEWDDEVAAREALLDAALGGEGEPLEYKAEAAHQPPFVSGTEKIPFVPAEVETRQPPAQTPLDSVNPVNPFPPRAAGCRLASAPQSRLARRRTKGEHTMRRATLIAALAATALSAPAFAKPVTLTATLTGAAETGGGDADGAGGFKAEADDDTGDFCFTLWAEKIAPATMAHVHEGAAGADGKPVGTIEVTGKDSDACIALEPALIKKILAAPGDYYVNVHNTDFPKGALRGQLAKN; translated from the coding sequence ATGCCGCATGTCACTGATCCTGATGCCGCCCATACCCAGACGGCGGGTGCCTTCGGGCGCGGGTGGATTCCCGCCAGTCGTGATATCGGGTTACCGGGGGATGAAATAGAAAGTGCCCACCCCCAGCCCCTCCCGCAGGCGGGAGGGGAGTTTGCGGGGCTTCCCCTGTTAGCTCCGCACAACGCCTTTTCCCCCCAACGCATCGCGCAGTTCCTCGCGCATCTCAGCCTTGAGGGCAATGTGCGCGCCGCCGCGCTCGCCGCCGGGGTGTCGGCGCAAACGGCTTATGTTCGCCGCCGCCGCGACGCAGCGTTTGCCGGGCTGTGGGACGCCGCGCTGATCGTCGCGCGCGAGGCTGCCGAGCAGGTGCTCGCCACGCGCGCGCTCCACGGCACCACCGAAACCATCTGGTTCCGGGGCGAGGCGGTGGGTGAGCGGCGGCGCTTCGATTCCCGCCTGCTGCTCGCCCATCTCGCCCGGCTCGATGCCCGCGCCGCCCGCGCCTCTGCCGCCGTCTGCCAGACCGTCGCCACCTTCGACGAAACCCTCGCCGCGCTCGCGCAGGGCCACGCGCCCGCAACTGCCACCGCCTGGCCCGATCCCGCGCGCGACGCTTTCGTCGCAGAGCGTGTCACCGAGGCCAGACACGCCTTCACCCACGAAAGCCCCGAACCCGAAGACACCCGTGACGACCACGCCTGGGACCTATGGGAAGCCGCGCTGGGCCAGGCCGAAGCCGAAGCGCTCACCGCCGCGCTCACCGAATGGGACGACGAAGTGGCCGCGCGCGAAGCCCTGCTCGACGCCGCGCTCGGCGGGGAAGGGGAGCCACTGGAATACAAGGCCGAGGCGGCGCACCAACCTCCGTTCGTGTCGGGCACAGAAAAAATTCCGTTCGTGCCCGCCGAAGTCGAGACACGCCAGCCCCCCGCACAAACTCCTCTGGACAGTGTAAACCCCGTAAACCCATTCCCGCCGCGCGCCGCCGGGTGTAGGCTCGCTTCCGCGCCGCAGAGTCGCTTGGCTCGTCGGCGAACCAAGGGAGAGCACACCATGAGACGAGCAACCCTGATCGCCGCGCTGGCCGCCACCGCGCTTAGCGCCCCGGCTTTCGCCAAGCCGGTCACGCTCACCGCCACGCTCACCGGCGCGGCCGAGACGGGCGGCGGCGATGCGGACGGCGCGGGCGGGTTCAAGGCCGAGGCGGACGACGATACCGGCGATTTCTGCTTCACGCTCTGGGCCGAAAAGATCGCGCCCGCCACCATGGCCCACGTCCACGAAGGCGCAGCGGGCGCGGACGGCAAGCCGGTCGGCACGATCGAGGTGACGGGCAAGGACAGCGACGCCTGCATCGCGCTCGAGCCTGCGCTGATCAAGAAGATCCTCGCCGCGCCGGGCGATTACTACGTCAACGTCCACAATACCGATTTCCCCAAGGGCGCACTGCGCGGCCAGCTTGCGAAGAACTGA
- a CDS encoding RelA/SpoT domain-containing protein, whose product MNDEEWAAFAKVFRSRRTDISLFMDGVFAFFGEHELLKSGEQSVIHSQKKRMKDESHLREKVARKLADGRNISPDSLIKEITDLAGIRILLLFQNDFSVVDSAIRTKVNIGDWVFNEEPKAFTWDPEAKSYFERFDLKVEQRDSFYTSVHYLIKPRQDSDICCEIQVRTLFEEIWGEVDHRLNYPVQTESLACREQLMVLSKIVGAGSRLVDAIQRTIESGAK is encoded by the coding sequence ATGAATGATGAAGAATGGGCAGCGTTTGCGAAAGTTTTTAGGTCACGAAGAACAGACATTTCGCTTTTTATGGATGGTGTATTTGCGTTCTTTGGGGAGCATGAGTTGCTCAAATCAGGTGAGCAATCAGTTATCCACTCTCAAAAAAAAAGGATGAAAGATGAATCTCATTTACGTGAAAAGGTTGCGAGAAAACTGGCGGATGGTCGGAATATAAGTCCAGATTCACTGATAAAAGAAATTACAGATTTGGCAGGAATTCGAATACTTTTACTGTTTCAAAATGACTTTAGTGTAGTTGATTCAGCTATTCGAACAAAGGTTAACATTGGTGACTGGGTTTTTAATGAAGAGCCGAAGGCATTCACGTGGGATCCGGAAGCTAAAAGCTATTTTGAACGGTTTGATTTGAAAGTAGAGCAGCGAGATTCATTTTATACAAGTGTTCATTATTTGATAAAGCCACGACAAGATTCCGATATATGTTGCGAAATTCAAGTGAGAACGTTATTTGAAGAAATTTGGGGTGAAGTCGATCATCGATTGAATTACCCGGTCCAAACCGAAAGTTTGGCCTGCCGTGAACAGTTAATGGTTCTGTCTAAAATTGTGGGGGCGGGCAGCCGTCTCGTGGATGCTATCCAGCGTACGATTGAGAGTGGTGCCAAATAG
- a CDS encoding ParA family protein yields MRILTIFNNKGGVGKTTLTFHLAYALAEAGKKVLMVDLDPQCNLTIYCLKEEEIADVWISEDDFIDDFKSAREALGVVGFEEITEKPRSVHFSLKPIEDGTAELGCLPPPIKMRKGLDLIPGRLTLHMFESKVAERFNAIYSGDPLAIRTATSIRTLAQAYAEKSGYDIVILDTSPSLGALNRNILSQADAFLIPGNPDLFSVYGIRNIGSAITQWKRQFESVFSLLSDSKRHAFPNRFVQFIGYTLYNAKRLQGSKTTNKLGIAQAHFNYAKQIPKTIFEEIDPHDMVNIEKDRLRESIANGAVIHGHNTLPAMAQKYHLPMWMLPSCDSLDGGDASTIRGNRQIYEETQRNYRKFALDVISRLEAL; encoded by the coding sequence ATGCGGATATTGACCATATTTAATAATAAAGGTGGTGTCGGTAAAACAACACTGACATTTCACTTAGCTTATGCTTTGGCAGAGGCGGGGAAAAAGGTTTTGATGGTCGACTTGGATCCTCAATGCAATTTAACTATATATTGTTTGAAAGAAGAAGAAATTGCGGACGTTTGGATTTCTGAGGATGATTTCATTGATGACTTTAAGAGTGCTCGGGAAGCTTTAGGAGTTGTCGGCTTTGAAGAAATCACTGAAAAACCGAGATCGGTTCACTTTAGTCTAAAACCTATCGAGGACGGCACCGCGGAACTCGGCTGCCTTCCGCCCCCGATAAAAATGCGTAAAGGACTAGATTTAATACCAGGTCGTTTAACTCTTCATATGTTTGAGTCAAAAGTTGCAGAGAGATTTAATGCCATTTATTCTGGTGATCCTCTGGCTATTCGGACGGCGACCAGTATCAGGACACTAGCTCAAGCATATGCCGAAAAAAGTGGTTATGATATCGTCATATTGGACACATCCCCATCGCTTGGAGCTTTGAACCGAAATATTCTATCGCAGGCGGATGCGTTCTTGATTCCTGGAAACCCGGATTTATTTTCGGTTTACGGAATTCGTAATATTGGATCGGCCATAACGCAATGGAAGAGGCAGTTTGAAAGTGTTTTTTCACTTTTGTCTGATTCAAAAAGACATGCGTTTCCGAATAGATTTGTTCAATTTATCGGATATACCTTGTATAACGCGAAGAGACTTCAGGGTTCAAAGACCACAAATAAACTAGGAATTGCTCAAGCCCACTTTAATTATGCAAAGCAAATACCTAAAACTATATTTGAGGAAATTGATCCCCATGACATGGTTAATATAGAAAAAGACAGATTGAGAGAAAGTATAGCTAACGGAGCTGTAATTCACGGACATAACACATTGCCTGCGATGGCCCAAAAGTATCACCTGCCTATGTGGATGTTGCCGTCTTGTGATTCTCTGGACGGTGGAGACGCAAGTACAATCCGTGGAAACAGACAAATTTATGAAGAAACTCAGAGAAATTACAGAAAGTTTGCATTAGACGTTATATCGCGTCTGGAGGCTCTGTGA
- a CDS encoding endonuclease domain-containing protein encodes MKKAPPPLAIIRARRMRREPTLAEAAMWQLLRAHFSEWRFRRQVPLGHAICDFASHRARLVIEIDGGQHGGADDLARDASDVARDAFDVARDAMIGREGYRVVRFWNNEVLGNIEGVARVLSGVLGEIALQLHSPPSSANSPPSNFG; translated from the coding sequence ATGAAGAAGGCACCTCCGCCTTTGGCCATCATCCGGGCACGGCGGATGCGGCGCGAGCCTACGCTTGCGGAAGCGGCGATGTGGCAGTTGTTGCGGGCGCACTTTTCCGAGTGGCGGTTTCGGCGGCAGGTGCCGCTGGGCCATGCGATCTGCGATTTTGCCAGCCATCGTGCGCGGCTGGTGATCGAGATTGATGGTGGGCAGCATGGCGGTGCTGACGATCTGGCGCGGGACGCGTCTGATGTGGCGCGGGACGCGTTTGATGTGGCGCGGGACGCGATGATCGGGCGCGAGGGGTATCGCGTGGTGCGGTTCTGGAACAACGAGGTGTTGGGGAATATTGAAGGCGTGGCGCGGGTTTTGAGTGGGGTTTTGGGGGAAATTGCTTTGCAGCTGCATTCACCGCCATCCAGCGCTAATTCACCCCCATCCAACTTCGGCTAG